A region of Sphingomonas crusticola DNA encodes the following proteins:
- a CDS encoding aspartyl protease family protein: MTHRYLFAALGMLALASGGQAATSCRVSAIVTLPVTMSGLRPLVRAQINGKDATFIADSGAWFSMISPGSAAEYGLSLEHLPPGFRMTGVGGSITPMLTTVKTFTFAGVPVPRVQFLVGGSEVGSVGLLGQNVLALADAEFDLARGAIRLMRSDGCSSKANLAYWLAPGEAYSMLDTERMSSERPHIVASISVNGVKLRALFDTGASTSFVSLKAAARIGLKPGNPDVKPAGASSGLGRAMVPTWIGPVASIKIGDEEIRNTRLRFGGDFTDADMLVGADFFLSHRVYWSDKLHKLFFTFNGGHVFDLRYLRDRDGDDAREPAKVPPPAAADELPTDAAGFSRRGGARAARGDFAGGLADLDQAVKLAPDNVDYLWQRAQLHLQMRQPLQAVDDAARVLKLKPDHVDALLMRAGVRRSLDRDADVRSDIDAAAAAASKSSDRRLAIAGSYSGLGEYQRAAEQYSLWLAAHPDDNKKVVALNGRCWANAMAGKDFDRALKDCNAALAIRPHTASFLDSRGMVRVRMGDYARAIVDYDEALAASPNAAWSHYGRGIARIRLGQKQEGEADLARAKALDATLPAEAAKLGLVP, encoded by the coding sequence TTGACGCACCGATATTTATTCGCCGCTTTGGGCATGCTGGCGTTGGCATCGGGCGGGCAGGCCGCAACGTCGTGCCGGGTGAGCGCGATCGTTACCTTACCGGTTACCATGTCCGGTCTGCGTCCGTTGGTCCGCGCCCAGATCAATGGCAAGGACGCGACCTTCATCGCCGACAGCGGCGCCTGGTTCAGCATGATTTCGCCAGGCAGCGCGGCCGAATATGGGCTGTCGCTAGAACATCTCCCGCCAGGCTTCCGCATGACCGGGGTCGGCGGATCGATCACGCCCATGCTGACCACGGTGAAAACCTTCACCTTTGCGGGCGTTCCCGTCCCCCGCGTGCAATTCCTGGTCGGCGGCAGCGAAGTCGGTTCGGTTGGCCTGTTGGGCCAGAATGTGCTCGCGCTGGCCGATGCCGAATTCGATCTTGCCCGCGGCGCGATCCGGCTGATGCGCAGCGATGGCTGCAGCAGCAAGGCGAACCTCGCTTATTGGCTGGCACCGGGCGAGGCTTATTCGATGCTCGACACCGAACGCATGAGCAGCGAACGTCCGCACATCGTGGCGTCCATCTCGGTCAACGGCGTCAAGCTTCGTGCCTTGTTCGACACGGGGGCGTCCACTTCGTTCGTTTCGCTCAAGGCGGCGGCGCGGATCGGGCTCAAGCCCGGCAATCCGGACGTGAAGCCTGCCGGCGCATCGAGCGGGCTCGGCCGCGCGATGGTGCCGACCTGGATCGGCCCGGTCGCCAGCATCAAGATCGGCGATGAGGAAATACGCAACACGCGGCTGCGCTTCGGGGGGGATTTCACGGACGCCGATATGCTGGTCGGGGCGGACTTCTTCCTGTCGCACCGCGTTTATTGGTCCGACAAGCTCCACAAATTATTCTTCACCTTCAACGGAGGTCATGTCTTCGATCTTCGCTATCTGCGAGATCGCGATGGCGACGATGCGCGGGAGCCCGCCAAGGTGCCACCGCCGGCGGCCGCCGACGAGCTGCCGACCGACGCCGCCGGCTTCAGCCGGCGCGGCGGCGCGCGAGCGGCACGTGGCGACTTTGCCGGTGGGCTGGCCGATCTCGACCAGGCGGTGAAATTGGCGCCGGACAATGTGGATTACCTCTGGCAGCGCGCGCAACTGCACCTGCAGATGCGCCAGCCGCTGCAGGCGGTGGATGACGCGGCGCGGGTGCTGAAGCTCAAGCCGGACCATGTCGACGCCTTGCTGATGCGCGCCGGCGTCCGCCGCAGCCTGGATCGCGATGCTGACGTCCGCTCCGATATCGATGCCGCCGCCGCAGCAGCGTCCAAGTCATCCGACCGGCGCCTGGCCATCGCCGGATCCTATAGCGGGCTGGGTGAATATCAGCGGGCCGCCGAGCAATATAGTTTGTGGCTGGCGGCGCATCCGGACGACAACAAGAAGGTCGTCGCGCTCAATGGCCGGTGCTGGGCGAATGCGATGGCGGGCAAGGATTTCGATCGTGCGCTGAAGGATTGCAATGCCGCGCTGGCGATCCGCCCGCATACGGCGAGCTTTCTGGACAGCCGCGGTATGGTGCGCGTGCGGATGGGGGATTATGCCCGGGCTATCGTTGATTATGATGAAGCGCTTGCTGCGAGCCCCAACGCCGCCTGGTCGCATTACGGCCGTGGTATCGCGCGGATCCGGCTAGGCCAGAAGCAAGAAGGCGAGGCCGATCTCGCGAGGGCCAAAGCGCTGGACGCGACATTGCCGGCGGAGGCTGCGAAGCTGGGCCTGGTACCTTAG
- a CDS encoding alpha/beta hydrolase family protein — MKKLSMLAPAAALAVALAAPSSARPFTPQDLVSLSRVGAPAVSPDGRWVVWDQRETDLAANRGRHDLWRLDLRAKGAMPEKFASTAAEESDPAFGPDGALYFLSNRQGDVSAVWRAAMTGGPATQVTGNYDLSGFKLSPKGDAILVWADRPVGAANLDAKQPDKSKDAGSGRTYDQLFVRHWDSWSDTQRSQLFVIPLVGGKAAGAGHAIEGALVGDTPSKPMGGGEELAWSPDGRTIYFALRESGRIEPLSTNLDIFAAPANGSAPPVNLTADNKGTDTAPAVSPDGRWLAWTAMKRAGYEADRAVLWVRDLRSGEVRALTEKWDRSVGSVKWAPDSASLYVTAEDTLDVAAFRVDLANGQVHRLTGAGHVAALDVLSRGGIVYARDSLTAPADLYWWAPNGRETRLTNVNAARLAGVDLPSMTRFNFKGADGDTVWGWALRPAQLAPGAKAPVAFLVHGGPQGTFNDSWSYRWNPMAWAGHGYAVVSVDFHGSTGYGQAFTDGINQSWGGRPLTDLKAGLKAATERFDFLAGDNVCAAGGSYGGYMMNWIEGNWPDRFKCIVQHDGVFDARAMAYETEELWFDEWEHGGKAYYEDPQAFEKWNPVNDVTKWKTPQLVITSEKDFRIPYTQGLAAFTALQRRNIPSKLLVFPDENHWVLKPKNSLQWYANVFGWMDQWTGNPGR, encoded by the coding sequence ATGAAAAAATTATCCATGCTGGCGCCCGCCGCCGCGCTTGCCGTCGCGCTTGCCGCACCGTCGTCGGCGCGCCCTTTCACCCCACAGGACCTGGTGTCGTTGTCGCGCGTGGGCGCGCCTGCGGTATCGCCCGATGGCCGCTGGGTCGTGTGGGATCAGCGGGAGACGGATCTTGCCGCCAATCGCGGCCGTCATGATCTCTGGCGGCTCGATCTCCGGGCGAAGGGCGCCATGCCCGAGAAGTTCGCTTCGACCGCTGCGGAGGAGAGCGATCCCGCCTTCGGGCCCGACGGCGCGCTCTATTTCCTATCCAACCGCCAGGGCGACGTAAGCGCGGTTTGGCGCGCGGCAATGACGGGCGGACCGGCAACGCAGGTGACCGGCAATTACGACCTGTCGGGCTTCAAGCTTTCGCCGAAGGGCGATGCCATTCTCGTCTGGGCTGACCGCCCGGTCGGCGCCGCGAATCTCGACGCGAAACAGCCCGACAAGTCCAAGGATGCCGGCAGCGGCCGCACTTACGACCAATTGTTCGTACGCCATTGGGACAGTTGGTCCGACACCCAGCGCTCTCAATTGTTCGTGATCCCGCTCGTCGGCGGTAAAGCCGCAGGGGCCGGCCACGCCATCGAGGGCGCGCTGGTGGGCGACACGCCGTCCAAGCCGATGGGCGGTGGCGAGGAGCTGGCATGGAGCCCCGATGGCAGGACTATCTACTTCGCGTTGCGTGAATCAGGCCGCATCGAACCGCTCTCCACCAACCTCGACATTTTCGCCGCGCCCGCGAACGGCTCGGCGCCCCCGGTCAATCTCACCGCCGATAACAAGGGGACCGATACGGCACCCGCAGTCTCGCCCGACGGACGGTGGCTCGCCTGGACGGCGATGAAGCGCGCCGGTTACGAAGCGGACCGTGCGGTGCTGTGGGTGCGCGATCTGCGTTCTGGCGAGGTCCGTGCACTGACCGAAAAATGGGACCGCTCGGTCGGTTCGGTCAAATGGGCGCCGGATTCAGCCAGCCTCTACGTCACCGCCGAGGACACGCTCGACGTTGCCGCCTTCCGTGTCGACCTCGCCAATGGTCAGGTCCATCGCCTGACCGGCGCGGGCCATGTCGCCGCGCTGGATGTGCTGTCCAGGGGCGGGATCGTCTATGCGCGCGACAGCCTGACCGCGCCCGCCGACCTCTATTGGTGGGCGCCCAACGGCAGGGAGACGCGGCTCACCAACGTCAATGCCGCCCGCCTCGCCGGGGTCGACCTGCCGAGCATGACGCGCTTCAACTTCAAGGGCGCCGACGGCGACACCGTCTGGGGCTGGGCGCTCCGCCCGGCACAGCTTGCCCCCGGCGCGAAGGCGCCGGTTGCCTTTCTCGTCCATGGCGGGCCGCAAGGCACGTTCAACGACAGCTGGTCCTATCGCTGGAACCCGATGGCGTGGGCCGGCCACGGCTATGCGGTCGTGTCCGTCGATTTCCATGGCTCGACCGGCTATGGCCAGGCCTTTACCGACGGGATCAACCAGAGCTGGGGCGGCCGCCCGCTGACTGATCTCAAGGCCGGACTCAAAGCTGCCACCGAACGTTTCGACTTCCTCGCAGGCGACAATGTCTGCGCCGCGGGCGGCTCCTATGGCGGCTATATGATGAACTGGATCGAGGGCAATTGGCCCGATCGTTTCAAGTGCATCGTCCAGCATGACGGCGTGTTCGATGCGCGCGCCATGGCCTATGAGACCGAAGAGCTATGGTTCGACGAATGGGAGCATGGCGGCAAGGCCTATTACGAAGATCCGCAAGCGTTCGAGAAATGGAACCCGGTAAACGACGTTACGAAGTGGAAGACACCGCAACTCGTGATCACCAGCGAGAAGGATTTTCGCATCCCCTACACGCAGGGGCTCGCTGCCTTCACCGCCCTCCAGCGGCGCAATATACCGTCGAAGTTACTGGTCTTCCCCGACGAGAATCATTGGGTGCTCAAGCCGAAGAACAGCCTGCAATGGTATGCCAATGTGTTCGGCTGGATGGACCAGTGGACCGGTAATCCCGGACGCTAA
- a CDS encoding N(4)-(beta-N-acetylglucosaminyl)-L-asparaginase, with protein MSGGTTRRGAIGLGATALALAAAGRASAAASDPVAVLSTWDFGKAANEAALAAFRAGGSALDAVEAGAKVPEADPDNHSVGYSGYPDRDGHVTLDAIIMDQDGRVGAVAALENVVHAISVARLVMEKTPHTLLVGEGATRFALDNGMPRANLLTPEAEKAWRDWLKTADYRPIANVENHLPGPPGSRLNHDTIGIMARGRDGHLAAACTTSGMAFKMRGRVGDSPQAGCGLFLEKGVGAAASTGVGEEVTRIAGTARVVASMRAGLSPQAACREAVEHIARLRGEAIKGMQVGFLALGADGRIGAFALLPGFTYAVTRHSGAAEVLPSPSLLGAPA; from the coding sequence ATGAGCGGGGGAACGACGCGGCGCGGCGCGATCGGGTTGGGCGCGACGGCATTGGCTTTGGCGGCAGCCGGCCGGGCAAGCGCGGCAGCGAGCGATCCGGTCGCAGTGCTTTCGACCTGGGATTTCGGCAAGGCAGCGAACGAAGCCGCGCTCGCCGCTTTCCGCGCCGGCGGCAGCGCGCTCGATGCGGTCGAGGCCGGGGCCAAAGTGCCCGAGGCCGATCCCGACAACCATTCGGTCGGCTATAGCGGCTATCCCGATCGCGACGGGCATGTCACGCTCGACGCGATCATCATGGACCAGGATGGCCGCGTGGGCGCGGTCGCCGCGCTAGAGAATGTCGTCCACGCCATCTCGGTCGCCCGGCTCGTCATGGAAAAGACCCCGCACACCTTGCTTGTGGGCGAAGGCGCGACCCGGTTCGCACTCGACAACGGCATGCCGCGCGCCAACCTGCTCACGCCCGAGGCGGAGAAAGCGTGGCGCGACTGGCTGAAGACCGCCGACTATCGGCCGATCGCCAATGTGGAGAACCACCTGCCTGGCCCGCCCGGCTCCAGGCTCAACCACGACACGATCGGCATCATGGCGCGCGGGCGCGATGGGCATCTGGCGGCGGCGTGCACCACGTCGGGCATGGCATTCAAGATGCGTGGACGCGTCGGCGACAGTCCCCAGGCAGGTTGCGGATTATTCCTCGAGAAGGGCGTGGGCGCCGCGGCCTCGACCGGCGTCGGTGAAGAGGTAACGCGCATCGCGGGCACGGCGCGGGTGGTGGCATCGATGCGCGCGGGGCTCTCGCCGCAGGCGGCGTGCCGCGAAGCGGTCGAGCATATCGCCCGTCTGCGCGGCGAGGCGATCAAGGGCATGCAGGTCGGTTTCCTCGCCCTGGGCGCGGACGGCCGGATCGGCGCGTTCGCGCTGCTGCCCGGCTTTACTTATGCCGTCACGCGGCATTCCGGCGCGGCGGAAGTTCTGCCGTCGCCGAGCTTGTTGGGGGCGCCGGCATAG
- a CDS encoding copper homeostasis protein CutC: MAVLLEICVDDAAGVEAAVAGGADRIELCSALELGGLTPPPALLRCAVASGLPIHAMIRPRSGGFLLKDGDVALMIDEIGSALAEGATGVVVGALLADGTLNQAALGAFRDAAGDAQIVLHRAIDLTPDPVAAVESACALGYDKILSSGGATTAIEGAATLARMVSAAKGRLSIIAGSGVTPDNVALLLTQTGVLEVHSSASVADAPPDEAALRLGFAMGARRVTDAGTVRRLCAAIERNSTSRARETTG, from the coding sequence GTGGCCGTATTGCTCGAAATCTGCGTGGACGATGCCGCTGGCGTTGAAGCGGCGGTCGCCGGCGGCGCGGACCGGATCGAGCTTTGTTCAGCGCTGGAGCTTGGCGGGCTGACACCCCCGCCCGCATTACTTCGGTGCGCGGTGGCAAGCGGGCTCCCGATCCACGCAATGATCCGGCCGCGCTCGGGCGGATTCCTACTCAAGGACGGTGACGTCGCGCTGATGATAGACGAGATCGGGTCGGCGCTAGCGGAAGGTGCGACGGGCGTGGTGGTAGGAGCGCTGCTTGCGGACGGCACGCTCAATCAGGCCGCGCTCGGGGCCTTCCGCGACGCGGCGGGCGACGCGCAGATAGTGCTGCATCGAGCCATCGACCTGACGCCTGACCCTGTTGCCGCCGTCGAGTCCGCCTGCGCGCTCGGCTATGACAAGATATTGAGCTCGGGCGGCGCCACCACCGCGATAGAGGGTGCCGCGACGCTGGCGCGAATGGTGAGCGCGGCGAAGGGGCGGCTGTCGATCATCGCCGGATCCGGCGTGACGCCCGATAATGTCGCCCTGTTGCTGACGCAGACTGGAGTGCTGGAAGTGCATAGCTCGGCGAGCGTCGCCGACGCGCCGCCCGATGAGGCTGCATTGCGGCTGGGTTTTGCGATGGGAGCGCGGCGCGTCACCGATGCGGGCACCGTCCGGCGGCTATGTGCGGCAATCGAACGCAATTCCACTTCACGTGCAAGGGAGACGACGGGATGA
- a CDS encoding OmpA family protein, which produces MINLYKQTARALAASIVILAAGSPALAQPRPWDAGDDRADTRELVGMGVPLLRPALRDTPRGRAFVMRNFDVNDDGRINPREAEAANRAFGEMARSGRGGDWSRDRVVVRTESNGWDHRAMRNYRFRQTPLGATMTLQEDVLFRTDSAALRPGAIDKLRPLAGYLRANGGVRVAIIGHTDARGSDAHNQQLSERRAESVRAAFDQMGVVRARFRVEGHGEHEPVASNATPQGMRLNRRVEVTLLGQRADRFDRDN; this is translated from the coding sequence ATGATAAACTTGTACAAACAGACCGCCCGTGCGCTTGCCGCCTCGATCGTGATCCTCGCCGCGGGCAGCCCGGCACTGGCCCAGCCGCGACCCTGGGACGCTGGCGACGATCGTGCCGACACGCGTGAGCTTGTTGGCATGGGTGTGCCGCTGCTTCGCCCCGCTTTGCGCGACACGCCGCGCGGCCGCGCCTTCGTCATGCGCAATTTCGACGTCAACGACGATGGTCGGATCAATCCCCGTGAAGCCGAGGCGGCCAACCGCGCCTTTGGCGAGATGGCGCGCTCCGGCCGCGGCGGGGATTGGTCGCGCGACCGGGTGGTCGTCCGCACCGAAAGCAACGGCTGGGATCACCGCGCGATGCGCAATTACCGCTTCCGCCAAACTCCGCTCGGCGCGACCATGACGCTGCAGGAAGACGTCCTCTTCCGCACCGATAGTGCCGCGCTGCGTCCCGGCGCGATCGACAAGCTGCGGCCGCTCGCGGGCTATCTGCGCGCCAATGGCGGCGTCCGCGTCGCCATCATCGGTCACACTGACGCGCGCGGCAGCGATGCGCACAACCAGCAATTGTCCGAGCGGCGCGCCGAAAGCGTCCGTGCCGCGTTCGACCAGATGGGCGTCGTCCGCGCGCGCTTCCGCGTCGAAGGCCATGGCGAGCATGAGCCGGTCGCCAGCAACGCCACGCCGCAGGGCATGCGCCTCAATCGCCGGGTCGAGGTTACCTTGCTCGGCCAGCGTGCCGATCGCTTCGATCGCGACAATTGA
- a CDS encoding DUF1801 domain-containing protein, with amino-acid sequence MTDPIDAKIDSLGDWRGALLTRIRMLIRQADADVIEEIKWRKPTNPLGVLAWSHGGILCTGESYKDKVKLTFMKGGALPDPHGLFNASLDGVRRAIDLKESDALNEAALTSLIRAAVALNLAQKRS; translated from the coding sequence ATGACCGACCCGATCGACGCCAAGATCGACAGCCTCGGCGACTGGCGCGGCGCGCTGCTCACCCGCATCCGCATGCTTATCCGGCAGGCCGATGCCGACGTCATCGAGGAGATCAAATGGCGCAAGCCCACCAATCCGCTCGGCGTGCTCGCCTGGTCGCACGGCGGCATTCTCTGCACCGGCGAAAGCTATAAGGACAAGGTCAAGCTCACCTTCATGAAGGGCGGTGCCTTGCCCGACCCGCATGGCCTGTTCAACGCCAGCCTCGACGGGGTCCGCCGCGCGATCGACCTTAAGGAAAGTGACGCCTTGAACGAGGCGGCGCTCACGTCGCTGATCCGCGCAGCCGTCGCACTGAACCTGGCTCAGAAGCGCAGCTGA
- a CDS encoding FAD-dependent monooxygenase: MPSPDPILHDVIIAGAGPVGLLLACELRLAGIAVLVLEAADDPHSPLKALPFGLRGLSLPTVEALDRRGLLDDVAAAQRANDEAGATQASAHWLQQKRRPAGHFAGIQFFHDDVDAARWTYRLASPAGATLAVDMQALETILAARAAALGAEIRRGVGVEALVPANDRVILQAGGGTFHARWLIGCDGGRSIVRKAGDFAFTGTDPEFTGYSILADLADPDALPPGRSYTPTGMYTYAKPGTIALVDFDGGAFHRTWPITQEHVQAVLRRVSGTAVTLTALRLAATWTDRARQATAYRRGRVLLAGDAAHIHSPLGGQGLNLGLGDAINLGWKLAATIRGDAPAGLLNSYCKERHAEGARILDWSRAQVALMRPSPGSRALAAIIGDLVATRDGATYFAERMWGVSLRYDLGGSHSLVGRSCPDFRLTDGRRTGVLLRAGRGLLLDFAAQTPLRAVAQGWQGRIDYVAGDAENGLGLRALLLRPDGFVAWASEGDGDLTGAHAAASRWFGRPR; the protein is encoded by the coding sequence ATGCCTTCCCCCGATCCCATTCTCCACGACGTCATCATCGCCGGCGCCGGCCCGGTTGGGCTGTTGCTCGCCTGCGAGCTGCGGCTGGCCGGCATCGCCGTGCTCGTCCTCGAGGCCGCCGACGATCCGCACTCGCCGCTGAAGGCGCTGCCTTTCGGCCTGCGCGGCCTGTCATTGCCGACGGTGGAGGCGTTGGATCGCCGCGGATTGCTCGACGACGTGGCCGCGGCACAGCGCGCCAACGATGAAGCCGGCGCGACCCAGGCCTCGGCCCACTGGCTGCAGCAGAAGCGGCGGCCCGCAGGCCATTTTGCCGGCATCCAGTTCTTCCACGACGATGTCGACGCCGCTCGCTGGACTTACCGCCTGGCGAGCCCGGCCGGGGCCACGCTGGCCGTCGACATGCAGGCGCTTGAAACCATTCTCGCCGCCCGTGCCGCCGCGCTCGGGGCGGAGATCCGGCGCGGCGTCGGCGTCGAAGCGCTTGTCCCCGCAAACGACCGCGTGATCCTTCAGGCCGGCGGGGGCACTTTCCATGCGCGCTGGCTGATTGGCTGCGATGGCGGCCGCAGCATCGTGCGCAAGGCGGGGGACTTCGCATTCACCGGCACCGATCCAGAATTCACCGGCTATTCGATCCTCGCCGATCTGGCCGATCCCGACGCGCTCCCGCCGGGGCGCAGCTACACGCCGACCGGCATGTACACCTATGCGAAGCCCGGCACGATCGCGCTGGTGGACTTCGATGGCGGCGCCTTCCACCGCACTTGGCCGATCACGCAAGAGCATGTTCAGGCGGTGTTGCGCCGCGTATCCGGCACCGCCGTCACGCTCACTGCGCTCCGCCTCGCCGCCACCTGGACCGACCGTGCCCGCCAAGCGACTGCCTATCGGCGCGGGCGCGTGCTGCTCGCCGGCGATGCCGCCCATATCCATTCGCCGCTGGGCGGGCAGGGGCTCAACCTCGGCCTTGGCGATGCCATCAACCTCGGCTGGAAGCTGGCGGCGACGATCCGCGGCGATGCGCCGGCCGGATTGCTGAACAGTTATTGTAAGGAGCGCCATGCGGAGGGCGCCCGCATCCTCGATTGGTCGCGTGCTCAGGTCGCGCTGATGCGGCCGAGCCCGGGCAGCCGTGCGCTTGCCGCCATCATCGGCGATCTCGTCGCGACGCGCGACGGCGCGACCTATTTCGCAGAAAGGATGTGGGGCGTGTCGCTGCGCTACGATCTCGGCGGCAGCCATTCGCTCGTCGGTCGCAGTTGCCCCGACTTCCGCTTGACCGACGGCCGCAGGACCGGCGTGCTGCTGCGCGCCGGCAGGGGCCTGTTGCTGGACTTTGCCGCGCAGACACCGCTGCGCGCCGTCGCCCAAGGCTGGCAGGGGCGGATCGACTATGTCGCGGGCGATGCGGAGAACGGGCTCGGCCTGCGCGCCCTACTCCTCCGGCCCGATGGCTTCGTCGCCTGGGCCAGCGAGGGCGACGGGGACCTTACCGGCGCGCACGCGGCCGCGTCGCGCTGGTTCGGCAGACCGCGATGA
- a CDS encoding DUF1796 family putative cysteine peptidase — protein MNEDQARALATELYRGILKREPDAGGLDAYTQALAADGSPERIARLMQEFSQSAEAQTIAARLRGITVADRPSPIGPIEHIISLGTDCYASFLLKLTGWKRASYPFDWLLSSPPMVVEMLRDDFAGFLDPAQHRSIPMHLRRTPHERCADHLDYRARFGIDAIFMHRDVAEPVHRAYYERAVARFRAVTTSEQAKLLFMTNIAGKHATHDDFDALCELVAQRYRNAKLLVVNVERAPDDNVARIGGSLERQIGVHELIRYRATSPLNGMTFTNWIDDINLRGMIGQYHMRLAD, from the coding sequence ATGAATGAGGATCAGGCCCGCGCGCTCGCGACCGAGCTGTACCGCGGCATCCTCAAGCGCGAGCCCGACGCAGGCGGGCTGGACGCCTATACGCAGGCGCTCGCCGCCGATGGCTCGCCCGAGCGCATCGCTCGGCTGATGCAGGAATTCAGCCAGTCGGCCGAAGCCCAGACCATTGCCGCCAGGTTGCGCGGCATTACCGTCGCGGATCGGCCGAGCCCGATCGGCCCGATCGAACATATCATCAGCCTCGGCACCGATTGCTATGCCAGCTTCCTGCTCAAGCTGACGGGATGGAAGCGGGCATCCTATCCGTTCGACTGGCTGTTATCGTCGCCGCCGATGGTGGTGGAGATGCTGCGCGACGATTTCGCCGGCTTTCTCGATCCCGCGCAGCATCGGTCGATCCCGATGCATTTGCGGCGCACACCCCACGAGCGTTGCGCCGACCATCTCGATTATCGCGCGCGCTTCGGCATCGATGCGATCTTCATGCACCGGGACGTCGCTGAGCCGGTCCATCGGGCTTATTATGAGCGGGCGGTCGCGCGCTTCCGCGCCGTCACGACCTCCGAACAGGCCAAATTGCTGTTCATGACCAACATTGCCGGCAAGCATGCCACGCACGACGATTTCGACGCTCTGTGCGAACTCGTCGCCCAACGCTATCGCAACGCCAAGCTGCTGGTCGTGAATGTGGAGCGCGCGCCCGATGACAATGTGGCGCGGATCGGCGGCAGCCTCGAACGGCAGATCGGTGTGCATGAGTTGATCCGCTACCGCGCCACATCGCCGCTTAACGGCATGACCTTCACCAACTGGATCGATGACATCAACCTGCGCGGCATGATCGGGCAATATCATATGCGGCTGGCCGACTGA